TGCCATGTACGGATGCAATGTAATGCACTGTGTTATTTTTACTAGAAAACGATAACAAATTCAACGCTATCGTTCCAAAGCTTTACTTTAAGGCGAGGTGATACCCACAAGTTTTACGGTTCCATTTCCAggtgaattttgttttatttactACCACGCTCCCTTACAGCTTCAACTTAAATGCAGTGCATCACAAGAGTTGGCTAGCCCAAGAGGAGATCATTGTGCACGTCCTAATGTATCGGCTTTTCCCTAATTACTAACTTGCGCATTGAAGCTGATGATGGTGTCGTGAACCGCCTTACGATCTCCTTGGATCATTTTGGCTGTTGTTCCGCTAAAGTTTCAACACACCTCGATTAGTTACTTGATTGAAAAACTTGGTCCCATTACACCAACCGGGTTTTCATCTACTAGCCAATTCGTTCCtgctatttaatttaatttttttttttttttttgttctttcttttagcTCATTCTTCATTGATCGATAAAGAATTCTGTCAGCACGGAACTGCATCGTAAATCGCCGAAAAGATATTGGACGTTATCTTAAGAAACCACACGGTCTCGGAGGACCTGCGTCTgcgggacaaaaaaaagagggaggatAAAACGATTTTGGGTAGTCAAAGGGCGAATGAAACTTAGCATGAAGAGAAAGGCCAttcagaaagagaaaaaaaaagaaaggaaattaaaacaGAAAAGTTCTCTATAATAATAAAGGGGAACCGTCATTATGAGCAAGTCGTTCCTTTGAATTCGTGCAATATCCGTGCGTTCTTCAAATTTGACTTTCATTCTTGTTTTAGCCACAGACGCATCGAGCCGGTCCTGATGAGAAACGTGCCCTGACTCGTAGAATTTCCACGACATTacacttttgttttcctcttcaaCGCTTGCAAGTCTGAACGTATATAGCGCGTTCGATAGCTATTTTTCTCCTTCAATAGCCGCGTCGCGATTCCGTTTCGTCAcaacactttttcttattccattTCGgactttgtttttctctcttttttagcCCATCGCTGACGTACATTGACTAGCACGCTGTTCCACCACTGCAGACAGGCAAAGCACATATTGGACCGTCGTTAGCCAACGTCCCAAAAAAAGAGCGAAGCTTTTGTGCAACCAAAATCAATCTCTTgtgtttttattatattgGCTGCTGCAGAAAAGCGGGAATGAGTTTACAGAGGACATCACAGGATGGCTGTGTATGTACTTGTATGAACCTAACGGGATAAAAAAGATGTCGTTCTTTCTATGGTTGCGTCGtccgtttgtttttattttttgctggtTCCGGATGCTGCGATATTGCATCTCTCTTCCGCCGACGTGGACAAAGCACGACTTGTCGAATAGACGAATAATAGATTCACGTAAGACGGAAGTCATTGCCTACGTACATGGGAATTGCCATCGGCGTTGCTCCGTCCAAATTTCGCAAATCGAAAATGGCCGTTTAAATATTTGGATTATTTGGCGAACgcgaaagggggggggggggaaatgtCGTTGGATTGTGTGCTGACATTTTCTAAATATAAACAGCGATGCtgaaattaattttgaaattcgtATTTCAACAGACTGTTTCGGTATCCGTCTCTGTCTTGACGCTGACTTTCATCTCCGTCGACCGTTGGTACGCAATTTGCCATCCACTCAAGTTCCGCTCGACCATCGGTCGGGCCAAAACTGCCATCGCTGCTATTTGGATCATCTCGCTGCTcataggtaaaaaacaaaataagaaattattATCCATTTGCCATATAATGTCCAAGGAATTTGGTTAAAATAAACAGCAggcagatgaaaaaaaaaaaattgctaaaCACCTGGCGTTTTTCAATCACGACATTCAACGATGAgccaatttcgtttttttttatgaaatgctgcgtaaaaaaaatttatgacaCCTACGCCTTACAGGGACaagccaacatttttttggcaTTCACCTTATTTAGCATACCTGCATTTTATTTGAACAAAACGCATTGGAAAGAACTTTgcatttaaggaaaatttctAAGAGCCTTGCCATTTGCCTTTGTATACCTCGTTGAATTCCGCGTGAATCCCGTTTAACCGGTTTGAAAATGGCCTGAAAGCCAAAAAGGGTCGTACTGAAATTGACAGTAATACTCCTCCATCAACTGGatggtttgtttttgaaacCGCGGGAAACGATGGCCGTTCGTGaatttttagtattttttatttatttatttattcttttttagacATCCCCGAGTTAGTGGTGCTGGAAACGCGACCGAGCCGCAACCTGTCGATTAGCACCGTCTATTTTACGCAATGTCAGCCAAGTTGGGATGACGAAACGGATCTTTACAGCCAGCTGGTCAAATTCGCCCTGCTCTACGCTCTTCCGCTGCTATTCATCTCCGTCACTTACTATCAGATCGTCAGGGTCTTGTGGCGTTCAGCCCGGCTCGCCATAAGCGGCGGCAACCGCACGGCTGACAACGCCGACGACGCAGCCAACAGCACCACAGGTAAATGAGTGAAGTCAAAGTTATTTCAAGAATCTACATGGCGTTTTTGAGTGCAACGTAGAGAATTcagaaagtgaattttttaGCTCTTAGTTTGGCGCCGTTTGCAACCTCTTCCTGTTTTACGAGAAATCTCATACTTTGCATACCCTTACAAAACGGGTCCTAAAATATGAATAAATGGAAAAGCTTTGAAAGCAGATGCGTTAAGCCACTTGAAATTGGTGTTCATCGTCAGGCAATGGGACCTctgcaatttttcaaaaaatcgaACAATAGACAAAACaagcgtttgttttttttccggttGCAATTTGGTTTGAAACATGCGCATAAAAGAGGGTCGTTTTACATCGCTCAGCTCACCGTTTTTCTAGAAGGAAACGATTTTCCATAAAGCGAACAACTGAAAAATATGTTCTCTGAATTATCTATAAAGCTCCTCATGCTGCCGCAcattgaattctatttttagccgAGTGTAGGACGCGACCAAAGAACGGATAGTAGAAACTTTTAAAGTGCATTATACCGCCAACTCGTAGGTTACGACGAGGCATCGTTGTTGCTGGCGCCGAGCACagtggggagggggggattAGTACGACGTCGAATGAATGATGGTGTCATTTAGGGCAgagcttcttttcttcttttatgaGTTTAATGGTCACCAGTATTAGCCTATTGAGAGTTGGTGGATTAATCTGACATAGAGTGTAGACACGCCGAAATTCCCTCGGACGGGAAATGCGACGATGGATGCGCGGATCGGGAGCACGGGAGACCATTCGAAGATGATGAATGGCCCATGAAGTGGACGTATCACACCCTAGGCCCTCATAAGTGCGCCACGTTTCCTTGCGGTCCACTCCCTAACTCGCCAAATAGAAGAGAACAGAGTAAGCAAGACCACTCGAATGAAGTTGGGCCACTTTCGTCTCGACAtcccgcatttttttttttttaagcatcCTTTTATGAAACTGCCCATCCCACGTTTTTGCGAAGATGTTCGCCCCCATTTAATCCCATTCAATTGACAACTGGTTATTGATGATGTTCGCGGCATTATACGGCTGGCAAAAATGCGCATAGCAACCAAGCGTTTTATATGGAATGACGGCTCACCATTCATccgaaatatttaaatttaactgACCGAATCTTTTCTAATGGATTTacattttattcgttttttttttttctttattcgatCAGTGCGTCTCTTTCCTAAACAACCGAGCAGCAATCATCACCATCCTCACGGTCACCATGGCACCGGTAGTGGGGGCAATAAAGACATGCTCACCGTCAACTCTAATGCGTCGATCGAATTGCAATTGCGTTCCAGACGGAAAGCAGCCAAGATGTTGGTTGTCGTAGTCATCGTCTTTGCTGTCTGCTATTTCCCTGTACATCTGGTCAGCATTCTAAGGTAATCTTCATTTTCGGCATTCCTCCTTTTAATTAAGGAACTGTTGCGTACCTCTAACGTGCCCTGGAGATTTCCAGCATTTTATATGGGAAAAAATTCCCACGTCATCATAACCAACGTATGAGGCAATCATTTTAAAAGTTgcgctttttttaaaattatttttttcggaTGGTGGGAGCAGATATACAATCAAACTGACACAAAATGATTACACGGTCGCAGCGGCGCTCGTCTCGCACTGGCTGTGCTACTTCAACAGCGCCATCAACCCCGTGATTTATAACTTCATGAGCGGTAAGTAAGAAAACACGCACTGCTCACGGCGTTCCGCGTCAATCTCTGCATCCCTTCCTTCCATTTGCTTCCCGTAATAGCacaaagtttgttttgttgttttttttttcacgcaatgAAAAACGCGGGATACGACGCGTATCCTCATTGAGTTCCCGGTAAGGGGCGAcgatcctttttttctatcccgAGTTACTTGAATTTTTctataaaattaaaagaaaaaggggaccGAACTGCACAGTGCCAGGCGGAATTcgattatgaaaaaaaaaagaaaggggtcCAGCGAGTTTTGAAACGGACTTTCTTTCATAAAAATCCGTGCGCacataaagaaaaacttggaCTGCGTCCCGATATTTGAAAACACAGATACAATCCATCGAAAAACGGATGCGACTGGATGGACGACGTAACTTGGTGGCGTTGTCAAAAGAAATCAGATTTTCTTCCTGTTCGCTACCTCATTGTTGTTTGCCTTTCGTTTCACGGAAGACGGATGTAGCTTAACCGGATCCATAAAAGCAATAagagttagaaaaaaaatagcttgCCAACAGCCGTAAACTTTTATGTGATTGTGTTTAGCTTTTGCGGTTCTTGGAGTCGTTTGTCGCAACGTTGAATTCTATATTGCTTTTTCATCCCCTTGTTTACTCAggtgttgttttattttaaggCTACTGTAACGCTAGCGTGAATGCGGTCGTGAACAAGTAAAGTTCTTTGCACAAAGCTGTTGCCATCTTTGGACGAATCCCGACGATGGATGCGGCAGTCGCGTGCATGtctcgataaaaaaaaaaggagaaaacaaaaggtgacATACGTAGTTGAGGCCTAGCAACTCACTTTCACGAAAGGTCGATTACGTCCGACATGCGCAGATCCTTCTTAAAATTGAATTCACGACAAACGATAAAGATAATGAGTTTCATAAAACGCCTTGTTGGGGCGTTGTTGGCAGCGACCGTTGTAAATTGGCAATTTGCATACCGCGTTCGTGACATcagtgtgttgtgtgtgtgtgtgtgtctaataGGGAAGTTTCGTAAGGAGTTTCGGCGCACGTTTCGCTGCCGTTGTCGCTGGTTGACTGACCATCTGCCGGGCGGGGGACGCGGTCGTAGTTCCGTTTCGATTTGCGCTGCCGGATCTCGCCTCAATCAGTCGATGATCGCGGTCGTCCGCGTACCGACAGGGGCGACGGTTTTCGCAGCGGCGTTGGCTTCGACCGCGCCGGCTTCGACGGCCGTCGCTACCGACCGGCTAATGGCCAGCAACGTGCCGCCTCCATCGGCCGCAGCCTGCTATCCGCTCAGACAATGCCGCTCCAATCACCCTACTGCACGCTCCATCAGAACGCTCACGACAACCACGTAAAAAAACacgcacaaaacaaaaagaacatcaTCACCCACTGCACTTTGTTTCTCTCAGTCTGATTCGTTCAAATCTCGTTGATTGCAATCTTGATTTCGTCTCAGTTTAGGTctcggtatttttttttattgctttggtttttgtttattatctTGGTCGTTTGTCTCAagtctgccccccccccccctttttttttatttgagcGGCTCGGAACCCCATCGTGTTGATTATGTTCCCTAGCACATCTAGGAGGTTGCCAATTGCGAGGCTGTTAAAAATCGttggcattttttctttgtttcgttAGCCATCTTCGTTGCTATATGCATGAAGTGTGTATGCCGTTTATTATGCACTGCCATTTGTATAGGTTTTCTGAGTTGGCATTTCAGTCCCCGGCTATAAAATAGCGAAAGAGATGAGACGTGATGACAAAGACGTTTTCATGGGCACATGAATGTCTTGTCATCTAGTCACGAATGGCATCTAAACCAAAATCACACACTACCAGCGGTTCAAAATATGAAAAGATTTTGGAGCGTTTCGATATGAGTAAGTCAGTGGGCGAGCCAAAAATATTTGAGGACCATGGACCCAAGAACATTAGCCGCATCGTTCATTTCTTCCCTTACACAGCTATGCTTAAAtgatttttgtctttttaatttctttatttatttatttttttctcgtcatTTCATGATGTTCAACCAAACAGGGAATTCGCTTGATCCGTGTAATTGATTGATGGCTGTTAATTATCACTCCCGATTCTCGTGAACCATATCATCGCTTGATCTCTTTGAGCCGGTCGTTAATCAAAAATTCACCTGTCCCTCTctcgaatgaaaagaaaagcggtGCCAACTTAAGTATTAAGAGAATTTCGAGAATGAATTGTTTGAGTAAACAAACTTTTAATCTTTAGCGGATATTAATCGCTGATCAAatgcaaaatgaaagagactacagagtctaatttttaattgattatACGGTGACGTGTTGTCTTTCGTCTTATCGGTGCTTGCACGATTTGTCCCCACCTCAatcaccatttttatttatcgcTTTCGTTCCCACACCCGAATTTCTTAACGCCGTGCGTGTCATCATACATAACCTGCGCATTGTAACAGCGTTCACGTTCTGGCTTTTCACGTTTCTGTTTTTAACCACTCCATTGCTGATTGTCCTTACACTACATATttgtcgaaataaaaaaaaaaacagaaattacgctctccccccctcccaaaaaaaacctgtgtgataaaacaaagcaaaagaaaaaaaactggtgcgaaatttcttttagcacaaaaataaaaaacacaaaaaaaaacaaatgaatacacgtttaaCGAGTTATGTTCTGCTGCTTTGAATTAACGCATCCATCCAATTAGCATTGGCTTCTATAACAAGCAATCACGAATAacaaatcatttcattttctttttctacaatATTCGCCGAATTCATGGCAATTCTATGGAAATCACGGATCGCTTAGCAAATTAACAAACAACGTCGGTTTCGAATCGGTTACAATGGGTTTAGTCTTAAAAACGTGTGCACAATCATCCCAGTTAATAATCTTGTCTCTATAgtgaattctttttcatttttgattgatcCAAACAAACTTTGGATGTGTCTGGAAGTATCAACAGTAGTTGCGTTGTTTCTAAAGCTCGTTTTATTCcgtttttgttgatttcttttcttttcgttttttttttttttcgttatcttttctttcccaccaccttcttttctttttgtttcattatttttccaaacgcgcaataaagaaaaatttcgtcGCGAGTTTGGCATTGCCATGAACTGCTGTTCTTCCGATGTGGATAAACGTCATGGACGAGAAGAACGTACAACTCATAACATGAGTCCCTCTCCGAGCGTCGTCACCAGTTTAACACGGACACCCAAACAACATCAGCGCCAACCGTCGGGATTCTTCAGCAGCCAACAGCCGACAAGATCTTCGTCCAAGAGTGGGAATAGTCCACCCAGTTCGAAGAGGAGAAACGGCGCTTCACCGTCGGCCGAAACCATTTTACTTTGCACGATGCCTTCTTCTAATTACACGCTTGTCAATACGGCTAACGAATAATGCTCATTAAATTATTCTGGCGTTTGAAATCATTTCGTGAAAGgcaaaaacataacaaaacaaaaaaaaaattgccgtgctttttttttaatatatcgTGTTTTACTTTTAGTCGTCTGTACTTTAAAACGCTCTCTGTTCAATCTTTATTCGATGTCATTTTGCTTATTAAACATTGGATATTCATGCAAACGAAATTCCCCTGAAGGAGGTAGACGTTTAAGTAATACCATTTCGACAATGATTAAATGTGTCATCGTTTTTATATACTCGTGCTGTCAGTTCCTGGCTGATGGGGCCATCAATCAATAAGTGTCGTCTCATCGTTTATTGTttgtataatcaaaattggtTGTAGAATAAATACACTGTATCTATTCTATTGCGGTCATTCATTACCTGTCCcgactttattttttttctgtggtcCATTTTCTAAAATGAGTTAGGGAACCTCTGACGTACAAGGGCGGTATCTGTCCAGCCCCGTGTTATCAAGCGGGTCGTGATTACGCAAATGAGAGGGTAATTTAGAGTCAGAGTTAGAGTAGCAGTCCCTTAGAACGGTGAGCTGCAGTCTAGCCTACTTTACAGAGAGAGTCGTGAGGCTTCTCAGCTACACGCGTAAATGCCATCGGCTATGTCTAGATTACTCCTGCGAGTCCCTCATGCCGACGTCATTCATCCATCATTGCATTAGACATGCATATGTTGCATAACGTTTGGCATTTATTACGTGTACGTGCCACTCATTCTAACGCACGTCGATGGCTAACGGGATACTAGCAGCCGCttactcttttatttttaaaatttgatttcacAGTACCATCGGTGTAAGAGCCATACGAAACGTTAGCGTATGACGCAAATGACACAGGAGGTTGACGTCGGCCATGAGCGAATGCACCGTTTTTCACCGGAATGAGCCCTACCGTAGTTGGTAAACTTGACGGTGAAATGCCCGACGGGCTCACGCCTATAAGCATAAACGAATCCTGATTATTCAGGACGCAACTTGACCTGCAACTGACCAGACGTTGTTTTGCCAAAACACTCGGCTTATCTCGCACCTTCAGGGTATGTCTTTTGGTCTTCCTATCCAACTCATTTTTATGTCTCGGTTAGCAGAGCTAAGGGGGAACAACCTGCGTGAAAAACGCCTGCTTCGTGCATCTACCCATCCGCTTGTGTCGTGTAACGTTTTTATGGACTTCGCCAAGGTCGGTATACTCTAAAAGGAGCCTACGATAAATTACAAGCGAAATTCCAAGAGCGACTCCAGTGTAACTACTTCAGCAGAGGAAATTGATTCGCCTATTTCTTAAGCGGTTGGCTGAGCCGGCCTGTAATAGTGATTATTACGTGAGTTGGCGTTACACCTTGAAATGCTCGTTGAATGCAACTGGCcaagaaaaaacgaatttcgAGTTGGACGTaaatcaagtaaaaaattGGGTAGTAGCCTAAAGTGAGGAGATTCGGTTAGGAAGTGCGCACGCTTGCCCTTCTTGGCTGGCAAGGTAAAAACGTCCTGCGGACACACGAGCCATCCGAAGAGTCAGACGAGAAGGTGACGCCTATCACTGCAACAAGACTAcgcagcagaaaaaaaaaacaagcgtgATGTTCTAATTCAGTTTTATCTTGTTCTTAATCATTCATTATTGTCGacggtttcttctttttgcgcTGGGAAATTCCAACGTCCTtcgctttaaaagaaaagaaaatttcttgtTCAAAATGCTGCTCGAAAGAGAGAAGCCAAATTTCGGTTGTTGCAAAGGGGGGAGGCATCTTGCGTTTCGGGAGCTTCAACTTCCGCAGGGTATATAAGGCGAGTAGAAAAAGCTTTACCTTCCACAGTCGTACCGATCGAAGAGCTGAAAACTGcaggagaggaaaaaaaagcaactgaTTTTGCATCATGAACAAGGTTAGCTCTA
The nucleotide sequence above comes from Daphnia carinata strain CSIRO-1 chromosome 3, CSIRO_AGI_Dcar_HiC_V3, whole genome shotgun sequence. Encoded proteins:
- the LOC130698520 gene encoding orexin/Hypocretin receptor type 1-like isoform X1, with product MEKFHNDTVWSISPSNCTEGFNCSDFTGGLNGLVQNETCTNDYCETDDDYIDRIEAYMFPSVYEWILIGLHCVVFIVGLVGNFLVCLAVYRNHTMRTVTNMFIVNLAIADFLVIFLCLPPTVLWDITETWFMGNTLCKIIPYFQTVSVSVSVLTLTFISVDRWYAICHPLKFRSTIGRAKTAIAAIWIISLLIDIPELVVLETRPSRNLSISTVYFTQCQPSWDDETDLYSQLVKFALLYALPLLFISVTYYQIVRVLWRSARLAISGGNRTADNADDAANSTTVRLFPKQPSSNHHHPHGHHGTGSGGNKDMLTVNSNASIELQLRSRRKAAKMLVVVVIVFAVCYFPVHLVSILRYTIKLTQNDYTVAAALVSHWLCYFNSAINPVIYNFMSGKFRKEFRRTFRCRCRWLTDHLPGGGRGRSSVSICAAGSRLNQSMIAVVRVPTGATVFAAALASTAPASTAVATDRLMASNVPPPSAAACYPLRQCRSNHPTARSIRTLTTTT
- the LOC130698520 gene encoding orexin/Hypocretin receptor type 1-like isoform X2, encoding MEKFHNDTVWSISPSNCTEGFNCSDFTGGLNGLVQNETCTNDYCETDDDYIDRIEAYMFPSVYEWILIGLHCVVFIVGLVGNFLVCLAVYRNHTMRTVTNMFIVNLAIADFLVIFLCLPPTVLWDITETWFMGNTLCKIIPYFQTVSVSVSVLTLTFISVDRWYAICHPLKFRSTIGRAKTAIAAIWIISLLIDIPELVVLETRPSRNLSISTVYFTQCQPSWDDETDLYSQLVKFALLYALPLLFISVTYYQIVRVLWRSARLAISGGNRTADNADDAANSTTVRLFPKQPSSNHHHPHGHHGTGSGGNKDMLTVNSNASIELQLRSRRKAAKMLVVVVIVFAVCYFPVHLVSILRYTIKLTQNDYTVAAALVSHWLCYFNSAINPVIYNFMSEKFRREFGIAMNCCSSDVDKRHGREERTTHNMSPSPSVVTSLTRTPKQHQRQPSGFFSSQQPTRSSSKSGNSPPSSKRRNGASPSAETILLCTMPSSNYTLVNTANE